TCCTCGGTGGAGGCAGATGGATCTCTTCTGTGTCAGACATGGAGATTCTGAGTGTCTCATCTCTTGTTCTCTCTTGACCATCTCAGCTCCTAAGactgagaaagaggaaagaaagggtgtgtgtgtgcaGAAGCACATCCATGTGGTAGGAAGGAAAGGACTGAATGATTGGCAACAGTAAAGTTAACAAGGAAAAGATGGCAGCCATGAAGAGAAACTTTAGATAAGAATGAAGGGACAGTGTTGTGATAGAAAAGTGGCTGAAATTCTGTATTAGCCACTTTACTTTTGTGACCTTACATAAATCACCTGTCCTCTTCAggccttatttgtaaaataggatggGGAAGGAGTTAGACTGAATTCCTTAAAGTCCTTTTCAACTTaaaatctaagattctatgaactatttacaatattaaatatttcctatagaAAAAGGATTCTactatttttcttccattatggTGAACTCCATGTAAAGCAATAGAGCTATTGTAATCAAATTCACAAATTAAGGTGTTTACTACATTTCTTTGCAGTTTTTCCCTGTGTTAAAGTAAgataaatcctttattgtttttctattaAAAGATGATTTAGATAGAGAATAAAATTTGATCATATACTGGAACCTCCACTAAACATTTACCTTAATAACTCATTGTGGCCTGTAGATGACCCTGGATTTTGGCTTCTTAATGCTTTTGGTTTTGGGGGAGGGAGATTGGCTTTTGCatagtaattttgtttttcagtgaacaagcattttttttccctcttcccacaCCTACCCTcgtataaaagtaaaaaaacaaaaactctagtAACACATAGGCTTattcatgcaaaataaattctctGACCATGTTTAGAAATGTCTTAATTCTATACTCTTTAAGTTTGTCACTACTCTCCGTCAAGAGGTAGGTAGCATACATAATTATTCATTCTCTAGAATCATGATTTCATTaatcagagttcctaagtctttcaaagttgcttttatattgtttttgttattaaaaattgttttgttggtTATGCTCATTTTATTGTAAATCACTTCTTAAAAGAACAAGTCTTagttttgtctgatttttttttcccttaaataatCTTTCTTATTACTTTTATTCTATACCCTAACtttaaccatttttcaattgaaggTCATTTTAGTTTCTAGTTCTAATTTTTTAACACTACAAAAAAGAATTGTTAAAACTATTTTGTATACGTGAGCATAGATTCTCAGAGGTGGGGATTGCCAGTGGATTGTAAGCTTTGGCAGTCCCAAACTGAAAGGGCTTTGAGTACAAGTTATGCCAGACTGCCTTCTGAGGAACAGCTTAGCTAACTAAGATCAGAAAGCTTTGCCCCCAATTTATGAATgggtgatgaatttttttttagccataCTAGGAACCTTTAAAGACCATTTAAATCAGTgcctcttaatcttttttgtgttgtAGACCTCTTTGGCAATCTAGTGAAGCCTGTGTTCAACTCacagtatttttaaatgcataattatTGGACTATAGAAAAAACTAATATTGAAGTACATTTATCACAGTATTTTTAACAACCCAGATTAGGAACCCCTTTCatccatccccacccccaactgAGTAGTAGAGAGTTcatgaggggcagctaagtggcacagtggttagagcaccagccccaagtcaggaggacctgagttcaaatctggtttcaggcacttaacatttcccaactgtgtgaccctagacaagtcacttaaccccaattgtctcagccaaaaaaaaaaaagagagagagagggtcaATGAAATACTCAGTGAATTACAGATCCTTGaagtattgatatattttttgatatatataaattttaatttccaatttttaattttagtttttatttaaaatatgttgcTTCATAATTAAAGGCATAGAATTAAGCTCATTGGCTTTTGCTGAAATGACTGCCTTTACTTAATCCTTAAGGGaaaaaacatgtatatacatgtctttaaatatatgattCCATCAGTCTTTCAGTAATAAAGGATGGCCAGTTACTATCTGCAGAGGAATCTTACAAGTGAttgaaaactgaagcaaatagtttTTATGATTCAGTAGTGACAGTTTACACTGAATCATTACTGAAATGACTCACAACCCATATAACAAACAAACATattacccaggttacaagtattatctttttAATGATGTGTATAAAGTTTAGATTCTAGCTAtaagaagtattttctttttgaatgcaGTTTCCAGCTCTCAATTTCTAGACAAAATGTAAATACTGAGTTGGTTTCTGTTAACTGTACCAATCAATTATCCTTAGAATGAAATTTGTTCCTTTaaatcaaaaatgaaagtgaaaaatttgTAAATAATACATTGAACATTTACTCTATTGATGtacttttctgaaatctattgTGTGTTTGTTACCCCTGGTCCTTCAAATTTGTTCCAGTGGAATACAGTTCCTCATGGTTCTACCAAATAAGAACTTTATGATCACTGTCTAATATCTGAGAACCAACAAAACTTGTTTTTTGAAAAGGTTCACTAAGTTTTAGCCAGCAAGTAATGaattttaacacttcctagctgtgtgaccccaaacaagtcacttaaccccaattgtctcagaaaaaaaaaaagagagagagggttAATGAAAGACTTACTTAATGAATTACAGATCCTTGAAGTATTGATATATTTCACATgagaaattttaatttccaatttttagttttagtttttattcAAAATATGTTGCTTCATAATTAAAGGCATAGCATTAAGCCCATTGGCTTTTGCTGAAATGACTGCCTTTACTTAATCCTTAAGGGAAAAAACATGTATATACACGTCTTTAAATATGATTCCGTCAGTCTTCCAGTAATAAAGAATGGCCAGTTACTACCTGCAGAGAAATCTTACAAGTGAttgaaaactgaagcaaatagtttTTATGATTCAGTAGTGACAGTTTACACTGAATCATTACTGAAATGACTCACAACCCATATAACAAACAAACATattacccaggttacaagtattatctttttAATGATGTGTATAAAGTTTAGATTCTAACTAtaagaagtattttctttttgaatgcaGTTTCCAGCTCTCAATTTCTAGACAAAATGTAAATACTGAGTTGGTTTCTGTTAACTGTACCAATCAATTATCCTTAGAATGAAATTTGTTCCTTTaaatcaaaaatgaaagtgaaaaatttgTAAATAATACATTGAACATTTACTCTATTGAAGTACTTTTCTGAAGTCTATTGTTTGTTTGTCACCCCTGGTCCTTCAAATTTGTTCCAGTGGAATACAATTCCTCATGGTTCTACCAAATAAGAACTTTATGATCACTGTCTAATATCTGAGAACCAacaaaactgttttttaaaaaggttcaTCACTAAGTTTTAGCCAGCAAGTAATGAATTTTTCCACCATGGCAATTTAATAAATCTGCCCATTAAAGTACAAAAAAGTTGCAATTTCCATCCATTTAAGGATAAGGTACTCTATTGAAGTAGATTCTTGAAGTTAATGCCATCAAATGAAGGTCTCtgcaatgtaaataaaaatgataactgcAAAAGTATCCAAAACAAAAGGTATAAAATTTACACAATCATGCCTTCAAAAAGAGATAAGATAGTTCTCTCCAGTCCTTTACAGAGGTAGCAAATTCACATGTATGAAACACTGCATGTATgtttggacttttaaaaatatattcttaagttttactgatttttttttttccttctatgtgATGGCTCTcaaagggaaaagataaaaggaaattcaAGAGGAAagttagtaaaaacaaaagatatcaaaaaaatattattaaaaataagttgCTTATTCAACATCCACATAAGTAAATTATGGTTGCAAACCTACATGACTATCAACGAGATCATGCAAGCttaatctctttcttttgttAACAGTTAAACTAATAGAGCGAAAGAATGTTGTACATAGACtttatctagattttagcaaatCCTTTGTTAAAGTAATCTCATGCTATTTTTCTGGAATTATGTGGAAATATATTGATTAGATGATAATATAACCAGATGAATTCTGAATTGGGTAACTGATTATATTTATATGAGTAACCCTTTGGATAGCTAAGTGTTCAATGATTCAGGAGgttctgagttgaaatccagccttaaacacttgctacttattagccatgtgactctggacaaatctccccaattgccttgccaaaaaaaatcattgatggGCCTTTGTCAATTTAGAGATCTTAACTGTAGTGCCCCAGATATCTTTGGTTGGGCACTGTTTAATGTTTGCTGGTTGTGAAGATAACATAGATATCATATTTAGTAGATTTGCAGGTGATTCAAATCTAGGAGGGATAACAGACACACTTGATAGCAGTCCGTTCCCaaatctagaaaagaagaaaaaattgcatGGAATTTTACTGGAATAAGCACAGAGCCTTACATTTGGGTTCAGTAAATGTTGGGGTGAGGTAGAATGAGGGACATAGCTAGACGGCAGCTCGGTGAAAAATATTTAACTGATTGTGGTAGATTGCAAGTTCAACTTGAATTAATGCTATGAtataataaccaaaataatggtaATTGGCTATGTTAAGAGAAATATATCTGCTAGGAATAGAGATGTAATAAACCTGCTATACTTTTCTCCAGTTGAACTATATGTGACCAGCacattaaaagttttttatattcatttaaatcAACAAGCACAAacattatagtatataaaattttttaaaagactatgaAATTAAATTCCTATTAcgttgttttttttaagtatacaaTTAAAATTTACATAATCGTAACAGTTACATCAAGTCTCTTCTAAACTTGTTTTTTTCtgtacctttttgtttgttttacttatcGATGTCTTGTTCTGCAACTCCATTCTAACATCTCTGCCAAGAAGCAGGAAGAATGTTTCATTATAAGTATTTTGAGGTCACAACTGGTCACTGAATCAATCAAATCTCTGAAGTAttttactgttttgttttatattattgtgGTCATCCTCTAAATTCTCTTGGTCTatcatttcaaagtttttttttgtttgtttattttgtttttaattttccatatttatcatggagggggaaagggagagagactgatttcatatatgtgtatatttgttgtgtatctcttctcttctccctactGAACAATTAAAAACggtaaaaataaaatccttataacaaatatgcatagtaaaacagatttccatattgACTGTGTTTAAAATTGTATCTCTTCTGCATTTTTAATTCCACCATCTCTCTTAAGGATGTTGGGTAATATACTTCATCCTTAGTTCTTATTGTTTCATAATTTATCATTACATTGatcaaaatttatttcctttacaaatatcattgtgaaataaattattctaatttcacccattttactttatatcatttcataaaagtcttttcagtttcctctgaactttacattttttcatttcttataacataataatatatcccataatttgtttagccattccccaaaaggTAAGCGCACCCCCTGTTTCCATATTTTCAGAACTTCCATAaaagcatttttgtatatatgggtccttttcctctttgtttaaTCTCTAGGTTATAGGCCAAAAAGTGTTAATTCAAGGTCACAGGGTATGGACAGTTTAGTGACttccaaaatgaaaagggacTGGATCAATTGACAATTCTATCCTCAATGCATTAGTGTGATTGTTTTCCTTCAGGTTCTCaaacatttgtctttttcctaTTTGTAATTTTGCCAATCTCAAGGATATTAAGTAGAGTCTCACTgttgatttaatttgtatttctcaagTAATTTTTAATACATTGGAGCACCATGATCCTTGATAACTTGGATCATACTCCTTTAAATACTGCCTGTTTATATGCTTTAACCATTTATCTTTTGGGAAATGgcttagtcttataaatttgaattaattctctatCTTATATATaaaagacctttatcagagaagttTGCTGCAAAAATTCTTTCTCagttaattgtttttcttctaattttagctgaattggttttgtttatacaaaaactttttaaattttatgtattcagtttttctccattttatcttctgtgatccttTTTATTCTTggtttggttataaattcttctaTCTGTAGATCTGAAAAGTATTATCTttcttgctcctctaatttgttaATAATGGAACTTaatgttttaacatttttatcatgttAGTAGTATTCTAATTCAGTTATATGTACCAAAATTTGTTGTCATTCCCACTGCATAGACACCtgctttatttctagttcttgaCCATAATAAatagttacaaatattttttgtgcatataaatcctttctctaatttttaactCTTCAGGGGTACATGTCTAATAGTGATATTGTTGGGTCATATACGGTATAGCAGTCTAATGACTTTTGGAGATATAGTTCTAATGTATGTGTACCACATTTCAGGAAGGATTTTGATATAAGGTAGAAAGTTTTTATAGTAAGGAAGCCAAGTTGGTGAAGGACTTTGAGTCCATGGCATAAGAACAATTCAAGAAGCTGGAATATACTTATCTTCAAGAAAAGAAGGCTTAGATGGAAtgtgataattttaaatatttgagaagccattaaatcattaaatgataaaggattagatttgttcttggTTCTGATGGACTAGGAAAATGGATGAAAGTTGGAAAGAGGCAACCTAAAGtttgatatatgaaaaaaaatcctaacaattaaaactattcaaaagtggaatgggcagCTTTAGAAAGTATTGGTTCCCCTGATTAGACAACTTCAGACAAAGATTGAATGActttaagtatgttatagtaaaAGTTGTTTTTGGAATCTAGATTAAACTGCATAACTTAGAAGGGACTTCATGTCCCTTCTAACTCTAcaagctctaaaattctatcttactaatttcctctttaaaatttgagggattttttttttttttaagcattgagACCAAAGAATGTAACCTGTTGAAtgcccaattatattttaaacagtcataataattatgattattttataattgatattgttttgattttattattgttatgtttattaataattattatggcAAATTGATTATTTAATTACATCTTCATAGAGCATCTTTTATGACCAAGACTGTCCAATATCAAAATGAGCTGCATAAATTCTTGATTTGGGATACAGCTGGACAAGAACGAgtaagtgtgtgtgtttgtgtatataattTTCTGTATAAGTTTCTTCAAGGTTTAAACTAAAGATCAAACTATATTCTGAATGTTAATGACATTTTCATGTTGGTTTAAGTCTTTGACCTTTTCTAGAGATGGCTTTATTCTTATTTGGGTACCCCAGTCTTTTTCCTACTCAGAGCTATTAAATCCACTGATAAAGATGTGTTGATGGTTATTTCACATTTTAACTTTAAAGAAATTGCTGACCAACATAGACAGAATACCAATTGGAGCATCACAAGCTGGATTCCATTCGTCAGAAAGTCGTCACTTACTAAGTAGTTagtatgtgctaggcactttgctAAACAGTAGGGATGATAATACAAATAGAACTGATATATTTATGGAAAAAGATgatacataaaaggaagcttaGGGGTAGTGTATAGGTGTGTGGGAGGGATTGTAGGATGAAACTACACAGCACAGGAGAATGATAAAGGAAGTCAAGGGGATAGCTTGAAAAGGAATGAAGACATGGAAGATATAAGTAAAGTAGGGATGGAAAATAGACATATCATTTtgacagttttttaaaatataatattttagagggaacttcatagaaaataaaacttaaaataatgtaatattatgtATCAAacataaatgattaataaaaattaGCCCAAAAAATTTGTGACTTAAGCATAAATGAAATTTTGGAGAAGGAACTTACTCTCAGAATTTCCATTATGACATTTATGACAAAAATGGCCATTTGTCTAAGGGCAGATTGAATGTAGACCTAGTGAAACTTCACTGTCATATTATGCTCATAATTCATAGTGCTAAAAtagctttccatatttttttctccatacaGTTTCGTGCCTTAGCACCAATGTACTACCGAGGCTCAGCAGCAGCTATAATCGTATATGACATCACAAAAGAAGTaaggatataaataaacataCTCAGCATAAAGTTGTCTTGAGTGGTGATGTTTTGCAGAAATGCTATTGAATTTCACCTTAAAGTTATAGAATCCTGCTGAAATGTTCTTAATTAATTTTCCATTTGTAACATTTATTCTATTGTTTCTGTAAAACTAACTGCCCTTGGAATGTGGTTTTGCTTAATGTCATAATTTCTATAAATAAGAATGCTAGATAAATGATGTCTATATAAGGGGTTGTCTTTGaatttttgaataatttatatttgttgcTGTGCTTCTGAATGCCTTCCtctttttcaataggaaacatTTTCAACATTAAAGAATTGGGTGAAAGAACTTCGACAGCATGGGCCACctaatattgttgttgctattgcagGAAATAAGTGTGACCTTATTGACGTACGGTAAGTTATATGAATGAAAACTTAGttgaaaaataaattgcattttaTTAGCAAGGAATTCCCATatgtcaatttttattttattccatttttttaaatacttgccTAGCTAGAAtcctaaaatccttttttttaaataattttttctccaaattacatgtaaaaacaattttagcattcatgtttttttaagttttgagttctaaattttcctgCCCTTCCTGAAACAagaatctgatatagtttatttGTGTGCAGTAATGTAAAactttccacattagtcattttgtagaagaaaaatcaaacgaaaaagagtagaaagaaaacagaaagaaggaaggaagaggaaaacaaaGCTTGTATGCAGGCTTCTGTCTGTATTAAGAtgccatcttttctttctctggaagcaggtagcactttttatcatgagtcctaaaatcctttaaataaaatttttgcaaaaatacTTCACAGAAATGAGTAAGCATAGTTCATTTAAAATCTGATTAAATAGTGTTAATGCTGATCTGGAGTTAATAGACATCTCTAATTTTAATGCTCAAAGGGACCCTAAAGAGGAcctaatcttctcattttttacatatgaggaaacagatactcacaaggaataatttacttgCCACAATCAGTTATGTATTTAGTGACAGTTATTTTCCCAAAAGATTTGCATTAATAAAGGAAGTGGACACTAATCtccctttttaaagaaaatagatatCTACAAACTATTTCTCATAGTTTCATATATgattagaagtcatctagtcacAGAATCTGAAAGACTTTCTAGTCCAACCAGAGGCTGCTCCACAGTATCTCCTTCAAGTGGACCTTCAATCTTTTCTTGATCTTTGGGAGAATTAGGATCTCTATTTTCTTGCAGCTGGCCAGTCCATTTCAAAATAACTTATTGTTAGAAATTATGTCCAACCTAATGTTGCTTCTTACAATTCCACATTTCTTATAACTTGAAGCCAATTAGAGCAAGTCTAATCCCTATTTCACGTAATAGTTGAAAATGGCTATCATTTCTTCCATAAAATTGTTCTCATCATCAGACTAAATATGCCCAGTTTTGGGGGGTTTTAGGGGGATTTTTTAGTAATCATTTTTTAGAGAAGAATTTGAGGTCCAAAAAGATTGTCATTCATACAACTTTTTAATTTGCTCCTGTGATTCTTATTTGGGAAACAAATTGCCATTTCCTGGTCTTTAGTTGTTAAATAAATTACTAGtatcacaaaaataaatttgtaaaatcGATAT
The DNA window shown above is from Sminthopsis crassicaudata isolate SCR6 chromosome 2, ASM4859323v1, whole genome shotgun sequence and carries:
- the RAB22A gene encoding ras-related protein Rab-22A isoform X2; the protein is MALRELKVCLLGDTGVGKSSIVWRFVEDSFDPNINPTIGASFMTKTVQYQNELHKFLIWDTAGQERFRALAPMYYRGSAAAIIVYDITKEETFSTLKNWVKELRQHGPPNIVVAIAGNKCDLIDVREVMERDAKDYADSIHAIFVETSAKNAININELFIEISKSSCTQCV